The following proteins are encoded in a genomic region of Kosakonia oryzae:
- a CDS encoding ATP-binding protein encodes MVKTEDLNTMITTDEMHFAEWQIWPQLRILLHRGKPVRISARAFDVLVVLLRAEGKAVSKEALLVQVWGNEIVEENNLQAQISAIRSILGHDRHLLVTEFGCGYRLNINSAPLQTPAKPELPEPVVTPFLTSILGRDQALQDICTLLNHHHLVTITGSGGVGKTRLAWEVVNRVRTHFPDGTGVVELAHITEASSLLSVFSQALHFPLASLHHDADLRQQLAQRRCLLLVDNCEHLINELEPVITSLLHAAPHSRLLLTSQAALQIAGEQQYLLPPLQIPERTDSDKQTLLSFASVRLFIGRVQANRHDFHPSDSELSLIGKLCRHLDGLPLAIELAASRLPVMSVSEIYSRLEDRFQLLSNTHSALVPRHQKIVTTLEWTYQLLNAREQRLFRTLGIFTDTFSMQSVTDLLVTRDKHHWQVIDDVQRLLSLSLIQVSSQVPVTRFRLLETMRQFACNKLRQQDEYEELSLRFADYYKTLVEQAQADWLVLPTEQWRERYRHILNDLRSVLQQTFTEGRDPSTGLAILQAMTPFWIEYSLYDECQRHISPLLYENSSRVVLTLRQRMHLCAAAGKASTWAKGPTSETHSAWQTALTLAEKLDDKEIRLQAHYGLWLYCLRTGELNTSLLHAQSLHDLALVIKDAEAQATGLRLLGVSLHFLGQHAVGRNYLLQSLAWYDRESVSHSFRFGLDQQSAGMAFLSRLLWVQGEYRAAKQMAWRGVKKAARLQHACSLCCALAEGACMTAALDRNPRWVVKAANWLISLAEKHDLYFWKTYGELFLVWAQRFSHTDVSQSTLFSSLRAMGLDWQYSPLLSEIDTGISQQAARLDHENWCAPELMRLSATQLSPQEQRPLLEQALAKARQQQAHGWALRIAYSLAMLQAEAGEQLAAKQLIENVLHDVDGSDSATDVRHALALCGRMAT; translated from the coding sequence ATGGTCAAAACAGAAGATCTCAACACCATGATAACAACCGATGAGATGCACTTTGCCGAATGGCAAATCTGGCCCCAACTGAGGATTTTGTTGCACCGGGGTAAGCCTGTAAGAATTTCTGCCAGAGCGTTTGATGTTCTGGTTGTGCTGCTGCGGGCTGAAGGTAAGGCGGTAAGTAAAGAGGCTTTACTTGTTCAGGTGTGGGGAAATGAAATTGTCGAAGAAAATAATCTTCAGGCGCAAATCTCCGCTATTCGCAGCATTCTGGGCCACGATCGGCATTTACTTGTCACTGAATTTGGTTGCGGTTACCGCTTAAATATCAATAGTGCACCGCTGCAAACGCCTGCGAAACCAGAGCTACCCGAGCCTGTTGTTACCCCTTTTCTGACGTCGATTTTAGGGCGTGACCAGGCCTTGCAGGACATTTGTACGTTATTAAATCACCACCATCTGGTCACGATTACAGGTTCCGGGGGCGTCGGGAAAACGCGTCTGGCATGGGAAGTTGTCAATCGTGTGCGCACGCATTTTCCGGATGGAACAGGCGTGGTTGAACTGGCGCATATCACCGAAGCCTCCAGCTTGTTATCTGTGTTTTCTCAGGCGCTACATTTTCCATTAGCTAGCCTGCATCATGATGCCGATTTACGGCAACAGCTTGCACAACGCCGCTGTTTACTGCTGGTTGATAACTGCGAACATTTAATTAATGAACTGGAGCCCGTGATAACCTCGCTGTTGCACGCGGCTCCACATAGCAGGCTGTTATTGACCAGCCAGGCGGCATTACAGATTGCCGGCGAGCAACAATATTTATTACCGCCATTACAAATTCCTGAACGGACAGACAGCGATAAGCAAACGCTACTCTCTTTTGCCAGCGTCCGTCTCTTTATCGGGCGCGTACAAGCCAACCGACATGATTTTCATCCTTCAGACAGCGAATTGTCGCTGATTGGCAAATTATGCCGTCATCTTGATGGCTTGCCGTTGGCCATTGAACTTGCCGCCTCCCGTCTGCCAGTAATGAGCGTCAGCGAGATCTATAGCCGACTGGAGGACCGTTTCCAGCTATTGAGCAATACGCACAGCGCATTGGTTCCCAGACACCAGAAAATAGTGACCACGCTGGAATGGACTTATCAGTTACTCAACGCGCGCGAACAGCGGTTATTCAGAACGCTGGGCATCTTCACCGACACGTTCAGTATGCAATCCGTCACTGATTTGCTGGTGACCAGGGACAAGCATCACTGGCAGGTGATTGACGATGTGCAGCGGTTACTCTCCCTCTCGCTGATTCAGGTTAGTAGCCAGGTGCCTGTAACCCGTTTTCGTCTGCTGGAAACCATGCGCCAGTTCGCCTGCAATAAACTCCGGCAACAGGATGAATATGAAGAACTTTCGCTCCGGTTTGCCGATTATTATAAAACCCTGGTGGAGCAGGCCCAGGCTGACTGGCTGGTGCTGCCAACGGAACAGTGGCGGGAGCGCTATCGTCACATCCTTAATGATTTGCGCAGTGTTTTACAGCAAACATTCACTGAGGGGCGCGATCCCTCTACAGGGCTGGCGATATTACAGGCGATGACGCCTTTCTGGATTGAATATTCCCTCTATGATGAATGTCAGCGTCATATCTCGCCTCTGTTATATGAAAATAGTTCGCGGGTTGTTTTAACGTTACGCCAGCGAATGCATCTCTGCGCCGCAGCGGGTAAGGCATCCACCTGGGCAAAAGGCCCAACATCTGAAACCCATTCAGCCTGGCAAACCGCACTGACGCTGGCAGAAAAGCTCGACGACAAAGAGATACGTTTGCAGGCGCATTACGGGTTATGGCTGTATTGCTTGCGCACGGGCGAGCTGAATACATCGCTTCTGCATGCGCAGTCGCTGCATGATCTCGCGCTCGTCATCAAAGACGCGGAGGCGCAGGCTACCGGGCTACGTCTGCTCGGCGTTTCACTGCATTTTTTAGGGCAGCATGCCGTCGGGCGCAATTACCTGCTGCAATCGCTGGCCTGGTACGATCGGGAGAGCGTAAGCCACTCTTTTCGTTTCGGTCTTGATCAACAGAGTGCCGGTATGGCTTTTCTGTCTCGTTTGCTCTGGGTTCAGGGTGAGTATCGGGCCGCGAAACAGATGGCGTGGCGCGGTGTTAAAAAAGCCGCTCGTTTACAGCATGCCTGCTCGCTTTGCTGCGCGCTGGCTGAAGGTGCCTGTATGACAGCCGCACTGGATCGCAATCCGCGTTGGGTTGTGAAGGCCGCAAACTGGCTTATTTCTCTGGCAGAGAAGCATGATTTGTATTTCTGGAAGACCTATGGCGAGCTGTTTCTTGTCTGGGCACAACGGTTTAGCCATACCGACGTAAGCCAAAGCACACTGTTTAGTTCGTTGCGTGCGATGGGATTAGACTGGCAATACTCCCCCTTGTTGTCAGAAATTGATACCGGGATATCGCAGCAAGCTGCCAGGCTGGATCATGAAAACTGGTGTGCGCCCGAGTTGATGCGTCTTTCCGCCACGCAGTTATCCCCGCAGGAGCAACGCCCGTTGTTAGAGCAGGCACTGGCTAAGGCGCGTCAGCAACAGGCACACGGTTGGGCCTTGCGTATTGCTTATTCACTGGCAATGTTGCAGGCGGAAGCCGGGGAACAATTGGCGGCTAAGCAATTAATAGAAAACGTTTTACATGATGTCGATGGTTCAGACAGCGCAACGGATGTCAGACATGCTCTGGCGCTATGTGGCCGAATGGCGACCTGA
- a CDS encoding non-oxidative hydroxyarylic acid decarboxylases subunit C, producing MAFDDLRSFLQALDEQGQLLKISEEVNAEPDLAAAANATGRIGEGAPALWFDNIRGFVDARVTMNTIGSWQNHAISLGLPPNTPVKQQIDEFIRRWDKFPVAPERRDNPPWAENSVDGDDINLFDILPLFRLNDGDGGFYLDKACVVSRDPLDPEHFGKQNVGIYRMEVKGKRKLGLQPVPMHDIALHLHKAEERGEDLPIAITLGNDPIITLMGATPLKYDQSEYEMAGALRESPYPIATAPLTGFDVPWGSEVILEGVIEGRKREIEGPFGEFTGHYSGGRNMTVVRIDKVSYRTKPIFESLYLGMPWTEIDYLIGPATCVPLYQQLKAEFPEVQAVNAMYTHGLLAIISTRKRYGGFARAVGLRAMTTPHGLGYVKMVIMVDEDVDPFNLPQVMWALSSKVNPAGDLVQLPNMSVLELDPGSSPAGITDKLIIDATTPVAPDNRGHYSQPVRDLPETKEWAEKLTAMLASRQK from the coding sequence ATGGCTTTTGATGATTTACGCAGTTTTTTACAGGCGCTGGACGAGCAAGGACAGTTGCTGAAAATCAGTGAAGAGGTCAATGCCGAGCCGGATCTGGCCGCTGCCGCGAATGCGACCGGCCGCATTGGCGAAGGTGCCCCCGCACTGTGGTTCGATAATATCCGCGGCTTTGTCGATGCCCGCGTCACGATGAACACCATCGGTTCGTGGCAGAACCACGCGATTTCGCTGGGATTACCGCCGAACACGCCGGTTAAGCAGCAGATTGACGAATTTATCCGTCGCTGGGATAAGTTTCCGGTCGCCCCGGAACGTCGAGACAATCCGCCGTGGGCGGAGAACAGCGTTGATGGCGATGACATCAATCTGTTCGATATTTTGCCGCTGTTCCGCCTGAACGACGGCGATGGCGGTTTCTACCTTGATAAAGCCTGCGTTGTTTCCCGCGATCCGCTCGATCCCGAACATTTTGGCAAACAGAACGTCGGCATCTACCGCATGGAAGTGAAAGGCAAACGCAAACTCGGCCTGCAGCCGGTGCCAATGCACGATATTGCGCTGCATCTGCATAAAGCAGAAGAGCGTGGCGAAGATCTGCCCATCGCGATTACGCTCGGTAACGATCCGATTATTACTCTGATGGGCGCCACGCCGCTGAAATACGATCAGTCGGAATATGAGATGGCGGGCGCATTGCGCGAAAGCCCGTACCCGATTGCCACTGCGCCGCTGACCGGTTTCGATGTGCCGTGGGGATCGGAAGTGATCCTTGAAGGGGTGATCGAAGGGCGTAAGCGCGAGATCGAAGGGCCGTTCGGTGAGTTCACCGGCCACTATTCCGGTGGGCGTAACATGACGGTAGTGCGCATCGATAAAGTCTCTTATCGCACGAAACCGATTTTTGAATCCCTTTACCTTGGCATGCCATGGACGGAAATCGATTATCTGATCGGGCCAGCAACCTGTGTGCCGCTGTATCAGCAGTTGAAAGCCGAGTTCCCGGAAGTGCAGGCGGTAAACGCCATGTATACCCACGGTCTGCTGGCAATTATCTCCACCAGAAAACGTTACGGCGGCTTTGCCCGCGCAGTGGGTTTGCGCGCCATGACCACGCCGCACGGCCTTGGTTACGTGAAGATGGTGATCATGGTTGATGAAGACGTCGATCCGTTTAACTTGCCGCAGGTGATGTGGGCGCTGTCGTCGAAAGTAAACCCGGCAGGTGATTTGGTGCAGTTGCCGAATATGTCGGTACTGGAACTCGATCCGGGTTCAAGCCCGGCCGGGATCACCGACAAACTGATTATCGACGCCACCACGCCGGTTGCGCCGGATAACCGTGGCCACTACAGCCAGCCGGTACGCGATTTGCCGGAAACCAAAGAGTGGGCTGAAAAACTGACCGCCATGCTGGCGAGCCGCCAAAAATAA
- a CDS encoding non-oxidative hydroxyarylic acid decarboxylases subunit D codes for MICPRCADEHIEIMATSPVKGVWTVYQCQHCLYTWRDTEPLRRTSREHYPQAFRITQKDIDDAPQVPTIPPLLAEKQR; via the coding sequence ATGATCTGTCCACGTTGTGCCGATGAGCACATTGAAATCATGGCGACGTCGCCGGTCAAAGGGGTCTGGACGGTGTACCAGTGCCAGCACTGTTTATATACCTGGCGTGATACCGAACCGCTGCGCCGTACCAGCCGTGAGCACTATCCACAAGCGTTTCGTATAACGCAGAAAGATATTGATGACGCGCCGCAGGTGCCGACGATTCCGCCGCTGCTGGCAGAAAAACAACGGTAA
- the mutS gene encoding DNA mismatch repair protein MutS has product MSTLENFDAHTPMMQQYLKLKAQHPDILLFYRMGDFYELFYDDAKRASQLMDISLTKRGASAGEPIPMAGVPHHAVENYLAKLVSLGESVAICEQIGDPATSKGPVERKVVRIVTPGTISDEALLQERQDNLLAAIWQDSKGFGYATLDISSGRFRVSEPADRDTMAAELQRTNPAELLYAEDFAETALIEGRRGLRRRPLWEFEIDTARQQLNLQFGTRDLVGFGVENAPRGLCAAGCLLQYVKDTQRTALPHIRSITMERQQDTIIMDAATRRNLEITQNLAGGVENTLASVLDCTVTPMGSRMLKRWLHMPVRDTKVLTERQQTIGALQGHCGELQPVLRQVGDLERILARLALRTARPRDLARMRHAFQQLPELRAQLAEVKSAPVQALREKMGEFSELRELLERAIIDAPPVLVRDGGVIAPGYNAELDEWRGLADGATDYLDRLELRERERLGLDTLKVGYNAVHGYYIQISRGQSHLAPIHYVRRQTLKNAERYIIPELKEYEDKVLTSKGKALALEKQLYEELFDLLMPHLADLQQSASALAELDVLVNLAERAYTLNYSCPTFTDKPGIRITEGRHPVVEQVLKEPFIANPLNLSPQRRMLIITGPNMGGKSTYMRQTALIALLAYIGSYVPAQKVEIGPIDRIFTRVGAADDLASGRSTFMVEMTETANILHNATENSLVLMDEIGRGTSTYDGLSLAWACAENLANKIKALTLFATHYFELTQLPEKMEGVANVHLDALEHGDTIAFMHSVQDGAASKSYGLAVAALAGVPKEVIKRARGKLRELESLSPNAAATQIDGTQMSLLAPTEETSPAVEALENLDPDSLTPRQALEWIYRLKSLV; this is encoded by the coding sequence ATGAGTACACTAGAGAATTTCGACGCGCATACGCCAATGATGCAGCAGTACCTGAAGCTGAAAGCACAGCATCCGGACATTCTGCTGTTCTACCGGATGGGCGACTTTTACGAACTGTTTTATGACGATGCGAAACGCGCTTCGCAGCTTATGGATATTTCGCTGACCAAACGCGGCGCATCGGCAGGCGAGCCGATCCCGATGGCCGGCGTTCCGCATCATGCGGTGGAAAACTATCTGGCGAAGCTGGTGAGTCTTGGCGAATCCGTGGCGATTTGTGAGCAAATCGGCGATCCGGCAACCAGCAAAGGTCCGGTCGAGCGCAAAGTGGTGCGCATCGTTACGCCAGGCACCATTAGCGATGAAGCGCTGTTGCAGGAGCGTCAGGACAATCTGCTGGCCGCCATCTGGCAGGACAGCAAAGGTTTTGGCTACGCCACGCTGGATATCAGCTCCGGGCGTTTTCGCGTCAGCGAACCGGCCGATCGCGACACCATGGCCGCCGAGTTGCAGCGCACCAATCCCGCCGAGTTGCTCTATGCCGAAGACTTTGCCGAAACAGCGCTGATTGAAGGCCGCCGCGGCCTGCGCCGCCGTCCGCTGTGGGAGTTCGAAATTGATACTGCCCGTCAGCAACTGAACCTGCAATTTGGCACCCGCGATCTGGTCGGTTTTGGAGTGGAAAACGCGCCGCGCGGCCTGTGCGCAGCCGGTTGCCTGCTGCAGTATGTCAAAGACACGCAGCGCACTGCCCTGCCGCATATTCGCTCCATCACCATGGAGCGCCAGCAGGACACGATCATTATGGACGCCGCGACGCGCCGGAATCTGGAGATCACGCAGAACCTGGCGGGCGGTGTCGAAAATACGCTGGCCTCGGTACTTGATTGCACCGTAACGCCAATGGGCAGCCGCATGCTGAAGCGCTGGCTGCATATGCCGGTTCGCGATACAAAAGTGCTGACGGAACGCCAGCAAACCATTGGCGCACTGCAGGGTCACTGCGGCGAACTGCAACCGGTGCTGCGTCAGGTGGGCGATCTGGAGCGTATTCTGGCACGTCTGGCGCTGCGCACTGCGCGTCCGCGCGACCTGGCGCGTATGCGTCACGCGTTCCAGCAACTGCCGGAACTGCGCGCGCAACTGGCGGAAGTGAAAAGCGCGCCGGTGCAGGCGCTGCGCGAAAAGATGGGCGAGTTCAGCGAACTGCGCGAGCTGCTGGAGCGCGCGATTATCGATGCGCCACCGGTGCTGGTGCGCGATGGCGGCGTGATTGCGCCGGGTTATAACGCCGAACTGGACGAATGGCGCGGTCTGGCGGATGGCGCGACCGACTATCTTGACCGTCTGGAACTCCGCGAGCGCGAGCGCCTCGGGCTGGATACGCTGAAAGTGGGTTATAACGCGGTACACGGTTACTACATCCAGATTAGCCGCGGGCAAAGCCATCTGGCGCCGATCCATTACGTGCGTCGCCAGACACTGAAAAATGCCGAACGCTACATTATTCCGGAACTGAAAGAGTACGAAGACAAAGTTCTGACCTCGAAAGGCAAAGCGCTGGCGCTGGAAAAACAGCTTTATGAGGAGCTGTTCGATCTGCTGATGCCGCATCTGGCCGACCTGCAACAGAGCGCCTCTGCGCTGGCGGAACTGGATGTGCTGGTGAACCTGGCGGAACGCGCTTATACCCTGAATTACAGCTGCCCGACCTTTACTGATAAACCAGGCATCCGCATTACCGAAGGGCGTCATCCAGTGGTCGAGCAGGTGTTGAAAGAGCCGTTTATTGCTAACCCGCTGAATTTATCGCCGCAGCGCCGGATGTTGATCATCACCGGGCCGAACATGGGCGGTAAAAGTACCTATATGCGGCAGACTGCGCTGATTGCGCTGCTGGCCTATATCGGCAGCTATGTGCCCGCGCAAAAAGTCGAGATCGGCCCAATCGACCGCATCTTTACTCGCGTCGGCGCGGCAGACGATCTGGCCAGCGGCCGTTCGACCTTTATGGTAGAGATGACCGAAACCGCCAACATCCTGCATAACGCCACGGAAAACAGCCTGGTGCTGATGGACGAAATTGGTCGTGGGACATCGACCTATGATGGTCTGTCGCTGGCATGGGCATGTGCGGAAAATCTGGCGAATAAAATCAAGGCATTGACGCTGTTCGCGACCCACTACTTTGAGCTGACGCAACTGCCGGAAAAAATGGAAGGCGTGGCAAACGTGCATCTCGACGCGCTGGAGCATGGCGATACCATCGCCTTTATGCATAGCGTGCAGGACGGCGCGGCCAGTAAGAGTTACGGCCTGGCGGTCGCGGCGCTGGCGGGCGTGCCGAAAGAGGTGATTAAACGCGCGCGCGGCAAATTGCGCGAGCTGGAAAGCCTGTCGCCGAATGCGGCGGCTACGCAAATAGACGGCACGCAGATGTCGCTGTTGGCTCCGACAGAAGAGACCAGCCCGGCGGTGGAAGCGCTGGAAAACCTCGATCCGGACAGCTTAACGCCGCGTCAGGCGCTGGAATGGATTTACCGCCTGAAAAGCCTGGTGTAA
- a CDS encoding MFS transporter — MRTNNHELSSARVLMLAMICCIVVANIYFNQSVLNLIAGAFPNEWEAVSLIPMVTQLGYAAGLLFLIPLGDYIERQWLILRQAQVLLLALIGMMLSPTATVLVFFSFLTGMAATVAQQIVPLAASLSRPSSRGKTVGTVMSGVLAGILAGRAIGGLIGQYFGWRGVFLSGAIMTLLALFFIARLLPSQWLPTPTFHYLAVLRSLGDLWKSEPQVRNATLTQAMLFASFSVLWTVLPFWLAHRYHYGAGVTGTLAVLGLIGILCAPLAGSLSDRQGSFRMVVFGVSLMLLAWMVFWGWNSMAGMMVGILLLDAGEQCVLIANQHTIYSLRPDARNRLNTLFMSVMFIGGACGSLAATGLWEATHSWTLISSVGAGLAMMGLLTAVRRQPSGRHSAT, encoded by the coding sequence GTGCGTACGAACAACCACGAGCTTTCTTCTGCCAGGGTTCTGATGCTGGCGATGATTTGCTGCATTGTTGTGGCAAATATTTATTTTAACCAATCTGTTCTTAATCTGATCGCGGGTGCCTTTCCCAATGAATGGGAAGCGGTTTCTTTAATCCCCATGGTCACCCAGTTAGGCTATGCGGCGGGTTTATTATTTCTGATCCCACTGGGCGATTATATTGAACGTCAATGGCTTATCCTGCGACAGGCTCAGGTGCTTTTGCTGGCGCTGATCGGCATGATGCTATCCCCAACGGCGACAGTGCTGGTGTTCTTCTCGTTCCTTACGGGTATGGCTGCAACCGTCGCCCAACAAATAGTGCCGCTCGCTGCCTCTCTCTCCAGGCCGTCTTCACGGGGCAAAACAGTAGGTACCGTGATGAGCGGCGTCCTCGCAGGTATTCTTGCTGGCCGGGCTATCGGAGGCCTCATCGGTCAGTATTTCGGCTGGCGTGGCGTCTTTTTGTCCGGCGCGATCATGACATTGCTGGCGCTATTTTTCATCGCCCGCCTTTTGCCTTCTCAGTGGTTGCCCACGCCAACGTTTCACTATCTGGCAGTATTACGTTCACTGGGCGATCTGTGGAAAAGCGAGCCGCAAGTACGTAATGCGACGCTGACACAAGCCATGCTGTTTGCCTCCTTCAGTGTGCTGTGGACCGTGCTCCCTTTCTGGTTAGCCCATCGCTACCATTACGGTGCAGGCGTAACCGGAACCCTGGCGGTTTTGGGACTCATCGGTATTCTGTGTGCGCCTCTGGCGGGAAGTCTCAGTGACCGCCAGGGATCATTTCGAATGGTTGTTTTTGGTGTGTCACTGATGCTGTTAGCCTGGATGGTTTTTTGGGGCTGGAACAGTATGGCGGGTATGATGGTGGGCATTTTACTCCTGGATGCGGGTGAACAATGTGTACTGATAGCTAACCAGCACACGATTTATTCTTTGCGTCCGGATGCCAGAAATCGGCTTAATACCCTCTTTATGAGTGTTATGTTTATTGGCGGGGCATGCGGTTCATTGGCGGCCACCGGTTTATGGGAGGCAACGCATAGCTGGACGCTGATCTCCTCAGTGGGAGCCGGGCTGGCGATGATGGGATTATTAACAGCCGTGAGACGTCAACCTTCAGGTCGCCATTCGGCCACATAG
- a CDS encoding non-oxidative hydroxyarylic acid decarboxylases subunit B: MKLIVGMTGATGAPLAVALLQALQQMPQVETHLVMSKWAKTTIELETPFSPREVAALADHCHNPADQAATISSGSFHTDGMIIIPCSMKTLAGIRAGYAEGLVGRAADVVLKEGRKLVLVPRETPLSAIHLENMLALSRLGVAMVPPMPAYYNHPQTIDDVTLHIVARVLDQFGLSLPQAKRWGGLQAAQNYSQENA, encoded by the coding sequence ATGAAGCTGATTGTCGGAATGACCGGTGCGACGGGCGCGCCATTGGCGGTTGCGCTGTTGCAGGCATTGCAGCAGATGCCGCAGGTAGAAACGCATCTGGTGATGTCGAAATGGGCAAAAACGACCATTGAACTGGAAACCCCTTTTAGCCCGCGTGAGGTTGCTGCGCTGGCGGATCATTGCCATAACCCGGCGGATCAAGCGGCGACAATCTCCTCCGGATCGTTTCATACCGACGGCATGATCATCATTCCATGCAGTATGAAAACGCTCGCAGGTATTCGCGCAGGTTATGCCGAAGGGCTTGTTGGACGCGCTGCCGATGTGGTGCTGAAAGAGGGGCGCAAGCTGGTGCTGGTTCCGCGAGAAACGCCGCTGAGCGCCATCCATCTGGAAAATATGCTCGCATTATCCCGCCTCGGCGTCGCCATGGTTCCGCCGATGCCCGCTTATTACAACCATCCACAAACGATTGACGACGTCACGCTGCATATTGTCGCCCGCGTGCTGGATCAGTTCGGTCTTTCGCTGCCGCAGGCGAAGCGCTGGGGTGGTTTGCAGGCGGCGCAAAATTATTCACAGGAGAATGCATAA
- the rpoS gene encoding RNA polymerase sigma factor RpoS, giving the protein MNQNTLKVHDLNEDAEFDENGAEVFDEKALVEEEPSDNDLAEEELLSQGATQRVLDATQLYLGEIGYSPLLTAEEEVYFARRALRGDVASRRRMIESNLRLVVKIARRYSNRGLALLDLIEEGNLGLIRAVEKFDPERGFRFSTYATWWIRQTIERAIMNQTRTIRLPIHIVKELNVYLRTARELSHKLDHEPSAEEIAERLDKPVDDVSRMLRLNERITSVDTPLGGDSEKALLDILADEKDNGPEDTTQDDDMKQSIVKWLFELNAKQREVLARRFGLLGYEAATLEDVGREIGLTRERVRQIQVEGLRRLREILQTQGLNIEALFRE; this is encoded by the coding sequence ATGAATCAGAATACGCTGAAAGTTCATGATTTAAATGAAGACGCGGAATTTGATGAAAACGGAGCAGAGGTTTTTGACGAAAAAGCCTTAGTAGAAGAGGAACCCAGTGATAACGACCTGGCTGAAGAGGAGCTGTTATCGCAGGGTGCCACCCAGCGTGTATTAGATGCTACTCAGCTGTACCTTGGGGAAATTGGGTATTCCCCACTATTAACGGCCGAAGAAGAGGTCTATTTTGCACGCCGCGCACTACGCGGTGACGTTGCTTCCCGCCGTCGCATGATCGAAAGTAACCTGCGTCTGGTGGTTAAGATTGCCCGTCGTTACAGTAATCGTGGTCTGGCGCTGCTGGATCTGATTGAAGAGGGTAACCTGGGGCTGATCCGTGCCGTTGAGAAATTTGACCCTGAACGTGGGTTCCGTTTTTCAACGTATGCAACCTGGTGGATTCGTCAGACCATTGAGCGGGCGATTATGAACCAAACCCGCACCATTCGTCTGCCAATTCACATTGTTAAAGAGCTGAACGTCTATCTGCGTACCGCGCGTGAGTTGTCCCATAAGCTGGACCACGAACCGAGTGCGGAAGAGATAGCTGAACGGCTGGACAAACCGGTTGACGACGTAAGCCGTATGCTGCGTCTCAACGAGCGCATTACCTCAGTTGATACGCCGTTAGGCGGCGATTCTGAAAAAGCGCTGCTGGATATCCTGGCCGATGAGAAAGACAACGGTCCGGAAGACACCACGCAAGATGATGATATGAAACAAAGCATCGTCAAATGGCTGTTCGAACTGAACGCCAAACAGCGTGAAGTGCTGGCGCGTCGTTTTGGTCTGCTGGGTTATGAAGCTGCGACACTGGAAGATGTGGGCCGTGAAATTGGTCTCACCCGTGAACGTGTTCGTCAGATTCAGGTTGAAGGTCTGCGTCGTTTGCGTGAAATCCTGCAAACGCAAGGGCTGAATATCGAAGCGCTGTTCCGCGAATAA
- a CDS encoding MarR family winged helix-turn-helix transcriptional regulator codes for MKLRNEAFHLLRQLFQQHTSQWQQALPELTKPQYAVMRSIAENPGIEQVALTEVAVSTKATLAEMLSRMESRGLVRRENDPADKRRRFIYLTPEGERLLASSIPVGNGVDQAFLGRLSAEEQTAFSALIRKMMDKA; via the coding sequence ATGAAATTAAGGAATGAAGCATTTCACCTGCTGCGCCAGCTTTTTCAACAGCATACCTCGCAGTGGCAGCAGGCGCTGCCCGAGTTGACTAAGCCGCAATACGCGGTGATGCGCTCAATTGCAGAAAACCCAGGCATTGAGCAGGTTGCGTTAACGGAGGTCGCTGTCAGCACCAAAGCGACGTTGGCGGAGATGCTGAGCCGGATGGAGAGTCGGGGATTAGTGCGGCGGGAAAACGATCCTGCGGATAAGCGTCGGCGGTTTATCTATCTGACGCCGGAAGGGGAAAGGCTGCTGGCAAGCAGTATTCCTGTCGGTAATGGTGTGGATCAGGCATTTCTTGGCCGCCTGAGCGCCGAAGAGCAAACGGCTTTTTCAGCGCTTATCAGAAAGATGATGGATAAAGCGTAA